A window of Haloarcula marismortui ATCC 43049 genomic DNA:
CAATCCCATCCACATGGATGGGAACCGGGTGGCGACGGTCGTCGGGTTCGCGGCAGCGCTCGCCGTCCTCTCGGGGCTGGTGTGGCTTGTCGGCATCGGCGAGACGCTGGATGCGCTTGCGACGGCGGACCCAGAGGCGCTTCTCGCCGTCGCAGGCATCGCCATACTGTGGCTCGTCTCGTGGGGGCTAGCGCTGTGGACGGTTCTTCAGGCGCTTGGCGCGCCAGTGGCGCCACACACCGCCGTCCTCGTGTTCGTCGCCGCCGTGTTCTCGAACAACGTCACGCCCTTCGGGCAAGCCGGTGGCGAGCCAGTGAGTGCGTTGCTCATTTCGACGGCCGCCGACACCGAGTACGAGACCGGGCTGGCGGCCATCGCCACCGTCGACACGGTCCATTTCCTGCCGTCAGTCGGGTACGCCATCGTCGGCTTCACCTTCGTCGCAGCCGGTGCGGTCCAGTTGACCCGGAACCTGGCGTTTGCCGCCGGTGCTGTCGCGGTGCTCGCGGTCGGCATCCCCACTGCTGCTGTCCTTGGCTGGCGACACCGAGACCGGGTTCAGGCGCTGGTCATTCGCGGTGTCTCACCGGCTCTGACCGCGCTGTCGAACGTCGTGCCCCGATGGTCACCGCCGTCCGCAGAAAACATCGAGGCACGAATCGAGGGGTTCTTTTCCGCCATCGAGCGCATCGCGACCGACCGGCGGACGGTCCTCCAGACCTTTGGGCTCTCAGCGTTTGGCTGGGTCTGCCTGTCGGCGTCGCTGTGGACGTCGCTGTACGCCGTTGGGGCACCAGTCCCGGTCGAGGTCGTCCTGCTTGT
This region includes:
- a CDS encoding lysylphosphatidylglycerol synthase transmembrane domain-containing protein, yielding MDGNRVATVVGFAAALAVLSGLVWLVGIGETLDALATADPEALLAVAGIAILWLVSWGLALWTVLQALGAPVAPHTAVLVFVAAVFSNNVTPFGQAGGEPVSALLISTAADTEYETGLAAIATVDTVHFLPSVGYAIVGFTFVAAGAVQLTRNLAFAAGAVAVLAVGIPTAAVLGWRHRDRVQALVIRGVSPALTALSNVVPRWSPPSAENIEARIEGFFSAIERIATDRRTVLQTFGLSAFGWVCLSASLWTSLYAVGAPVPVEVVLLVVPVGSIASVVPLPGGSGAIETVLVTLLVSTAPVSAALATSAVLIHRVGSYLLPTVIGGGVAAALGVDRAASPGE